The Lacrimispora xylanolytica genome has a segment encoding these proteins:
- a CDS encoding tetratricopeptide repeat protein, producing MRKKTGYAAFAVLIGLVITLSQGCGGKDSRYTYRDAGITALQEGNYEEAIASFDKAIHSSKGLVQKVDIDILKYRAEAEFLAGNYKEAGETYDKLIKADGKKPEYLNLRSISRAEAGDLTGALEDYKKSGETEKDFKSPGKLNALLSVGALMEKNGAIEDAMALYQEALTAGQKGARLYNQLGLLSMAKKDYDSALSYFDRGLSSEDSGEVPELLFNQAVAREYKGDFKEALTLMQKYVSVHGPDEAAEREITFLKTR from the coding sequence ATGAGAAAAAAGACTGGATATGCAGCTTTTGCTGTTCTTATTGGTCTGGTGATTACCTTATCCCAGGGCTGTGGAGGCAAAGACAGCAGATATACGTACCGGGATGCAGGGATCACTGCCTTACAGGAAGGTAATTACGAGGAGGCAATCGCGTCCTTTGATAAGGCCATTCATTCCTCAAAAGGTCTGGTCCAGAAGGTGGATATCGATATATTAAAATATCGGGCGGAAGCAGAGTTTTTAGCAGGTAATTATAAAGAAGCCGGAGAAACGTATGATAAGCTCATAAAAGCTGACGGTAAAAAACCGGAATATTTAAATCTGCGTTCCATATCAAGAGCGGAAGCAGGAGATTTAACCGGAGCCTTGGAGGATTACAAAAAGAGCGGGGAAACGGAAAAGGATTTTAAATCCCCGGGAAAACTAAATGCCCTTCTATCCGTAGGAGCTCTTATGGAAAAGAACGGAGCGATAGAGGATGCCATGGCTCTGTATCAGGAGGCTTTAACAGCAGGGCAAAAGGGTGCCAGACTCTACAATCAGCTGGGGCTTTTAAGTATGGCAAAGAAAGACTATGATTCCGCCTTAAGTTATTTTGACCGGGGTCTTTCCTCCGAAGACAGCGGTGAGGTGCCTGAGCTCTTATTTAATCAGGCAGTTGCCAGGGAGTATAAGGGAGATTTTAAAGAGGCCCTGACATTGATGCAGAAGTATGTCTCCGTTCACGGTCCAGATGAGGCCGCGGAGCGGGAGATCACGTTTTTAAAGACGAGATAG
- the hflX gene encoding GTPase HflX, producing MGELIDLKEIEEKVILIAVSTGDGDDTIASVDELEELVKTAGAVTVDKMIQNRERIHPGTYLGKGKIQEVKERAWELDATGVVCDDELSPAQLRNLEQALDMKVMDRTMVILDIFAARASTREGKIQVELAQLKYRAARLVGLRSSLSRLGGGIGTRGPGEKKLEMDRRLIHDRISILKAELEDVKRHREVARQQRDKNHVTVAAIVGYTNAGKSTLLNRLTDAGILAEDKLFATLDPTTRNLNLPGGQQILLTDTVGFIRKLPHHLIEAFKSTLEEAKYSDIILHVVDASNPNMDMQMYVVYETLRELKVSDKVMVTVFNKMDAADPQTTLRDVTSDHQVKISARTGEGLDELLSLVETILRNQKIHLEKVYSYNEAGKIQLIRKYGQLLAEEYRDDGIYVSAYVPSELFASL from the coding sequence ATGGGAGAACTAATTGATTTAAAAGAAATAGAAGAAAAGGTCATACTCATCGCTGTCAGTACAGGGGATGGGGATGATACCATTGCTTCCGTTGATGAGCTGGAAGAGCTTGTGAAAACAGCGGGAGCAGTGACTGTGGATAAGATGATACAGAACCGGGAACGGATCCATCCAGGAACCTATCTTGGAAAGGGCAAGATCCAGGAGGTGAAGGAACGGGCGTGGGAGCTTGATGCTACAGGTGTGGTTTGTGATGATGAGCTCTCTCCTGCACAGCTTCGAAATCTGGAACAGGCACTGGATATGAAGGTGATGGACCGAACCATGGTAATCCTCGATATCTTTGCTGCCAGGGCCAGTACCAGAGAGGGAAAGATTCAGGTAGAGCTTGCCCAGTTAAAATACAGGGCTGCCCGTCTGGTGGGGCTCAGAAGCTCTTTATCCCGTCTGGGAGGCGGAATCGGAACCAGGGGACCTGGTGAGAAGAAGCTGGAGATGGACCGCCGTTTGATACACGACCGAATCAGTATCTTGAAAGCGGAGCTTGAGGATGTAAAACGCCACCGGGAAGTCGCAAGGCAGCAGAGGGACAAAAATCACGTAACCGTGGCTGCCATCGTAGGTTATACCAATGCGGGTAAATCCACGTTGCTTAACCGGCTTACTGATGCAGGAATTCTGGCTGAGGACAAGCTGTTTGCGACACTGGATCCTACCACCAGAAACCTAAACCTTCCTGGCGGACAGCAGATACTTCTTACGGATACCGTAGGATTTATTAGAAAACTGCCTCATCATCTGATTGAAGCCTTTAAAAGTACGCTGGAGGAGGCAAAATACAGTGATATCATCCTTCACGTGGTAGATGCCTCAAATCCTAACATGGATATGCAGATGTATGTAGTGTATGAGACCCTCAGGGAGCTGAAGGTCAGCGATAAGGTGATGGTAACTGTTTTTAACAAAATGGATGCAGCAGACCCTCAAACCACTCTTCGGGACGTTACCTCTGATCATCAGGTGAAGATTTCGGCCAGGACAGGAGAGGGGCTTGATGAGCTTTTAAGCCTTGTGGAAACGATTTTACGAAATCAGAAAATACATCTAGAAAAAGTCTATTCCTACAACGAAGCAGGTAAGATCCAGCTGATCCGTAAGTATGGACAGCTGTTAGCAGAAGAATACCGGGACGACGGTATCTATGTAAGTGCTTATGTACCATCGGAGTTGTTTGCCAGTTTATAA
- a CDS encoding RrF2 family transcriptional regulator: MTFSTKGRYALRMMLEFALHPNECTKINQVAQRQEISDKYLEQIVTILSRAGLVKSRRGAKGGYFLTKDPSEYTVGMILRLAEGSLVPVACMEDEVNHCHRADICASLMVWKKLDDAISGVIDNITLADLVEEQRRLDREYHHYEI; the protein is encoded by the coding sequence ATGACATTTTCTACCAAGGGGCGTTATGCGCTTCGTATGATGCTTGAATTTGCACTTCATCCCAACGAATGTACAAAGATTAATCAGGTGGCTCAGCGTCAGGAAATTTCGGACAAGTACTTAGAACAGATTGTAACCATCCTAAGCCGGGCCGGTCTCGTGAAAAGCCGCAGAGGTGCCAAGGGAGGGTATTTTCTTACTAAGGATCCTTCGGAATATACCGTTGGCATGATTCTACGGCTTGCTGAGGGCAGTTTAGTCCCAGTCGCCTGTATGGAGGATGAGGTAAACCACTGCCATCGTGCAGATATCTGTGCAAGCCTTATGGTATGGAAGAAGCTGGACGACGCAATCTCCGGTGTCATCGACAATATTACCCTTGCTGACCTGGTGGAAGAACAAAGAAGATTGGACCGTGAATATCATCATTATGAGATATAG
- the scpB gene encoding SMC-Scp complex subunit ScpB: MDKETLFEEGLKKITKEEKAWEAVIEAVLFTMGNSVELSRLAAAIGQDENAAREAVLRLKKRYDTGKRGMQIIELENSYQMCTRSEYYEHLIRVAATPKKQVLSDVVLETLSIIAYKQPVTKLEIEKIRGVKSDHAVNKLVEYNLVYEVGRLDAPGRPALFATTEEFLRRFGIGSTQNLPVADPVVAAEIRMEVEEELSGSGDLMTDDDKKKEDLQEEIR, translated from the coding sequence ATGGATAAAGAAACTCTTTTTGAGGAAGGGCTAAAAAAAATCACAAAAGAGGAAAAAGCATGGGAAGCAGTGATTGAAGCAGTTCTTTTTACCATGGGCAATTCTGTGGAATTAAGCCGTCTTGCGGCAGCCATCGGACAGGATGAAAACGCGGCAAGAGAAGCAGTTCTCCGCCTGAAAAAACGTTATGATACAGGGAAACGGGGCATGCAGATCATAGAGCTTGAAAACAGCTATCAGATGTGTACCCGTTCCGAATATTACGAACATCTCATCCGTGTGGCAGCTACACCTAAAAAACAGGTATTATCCGATGTGGTTTTGGAGACTCTCTCCATAATTGCCTATAAACAGCCGGTTACAAAGCTTGAAATTGAAAAAATCAGAGGTGTAAAATCAGATCATGCGGTCAATAAGCTGGTAGAATATAATCTGGTCTACGAGGTAGGGCGGCTTGATGCCCCAGGCCGGCCGGCACTGTTTGCCACAACAGAGGAATTTTTAAGAAGATTCGGGATTGGATCCACTCAGAATCTGCCGGTTGCAGATCCTGTAGTAGCGGCTGAGATCCGTATGGAAGTAGAAGAAGAGCTTTCTGGCAGCGGAGATCTAATGACAGATGACGATAAGAAAAAAGAGGATTTACAGGAGGAAATAAGGTGA
- a CDS encoding TrmH family RNA methyltransferase gives MITSSANAKVKQVMNLAKKAKARKLSGLFVAEGLRMFREIPRDRIDSVYVSESFIKDESHRKLVEGLPFETVADDVFSVMSDTQTPQGILALVRQYSYEVGDLQTVTSPAFLMILENIQDPGNLGTIIRAGEGAGITGIIMDDTTADIYNPKVIRSTMGSVCRVPFLYTSDLPGTLKNLKAQGVRLYAAHLEGRNNYEKEDYTVDTGFLIGNEGNGLTEKITAMADALVRIPMMGRVESLNAAVAASVLMFEAARQRRQ, from the coding sequence ATGATTACCAGCAGTGCCAATGCAAAAGTAAAACAGGTAATGAATCTGGCAAAAAAAGCGAAGGCAAGAAAGCTTTCAGGTCTTTTTGTAGCGGAAGGTTTACGAATGTTTCGGGAGATTCCAAGAGACAGAATTGACAGTGTTTATGTATCTGAGAGTTTTATAAAGGATGAGTCCCATCGGAAGCTGGTAGAAGGACTTCCCTTTGAAACGGTAGCAGACGATGTTTTTTCTGTTATGTCTGATACACAGACGCCTCAAGGCATTTTGGCTCTTGTCCGTCAGTATTCCTATGAAGTTGGGGATCTTCAAACCGTCACTTCTCCTGCATTCCTTATGATACTTGAAAATATTCAGGACCCAGGAAACTTAGGCACCATAATAAGGGCAGGAGAAGGCGCAGGAATTACCGGTATTATTATGGATGATACCACGGCGGATATCTATAATCCCAAGGTTATCCGTTCTACTATGGGTTCTGTCTGCCGGGTGCCATTTCTCTATACCAGCGACCTTCCCGGTACGTTAAAGAATTTAAAAGCCCAGGGAGTAAGACTTTATGCAGCTCATCTGGAAGGCAGGAATAATTATGAAAAAGAGGATTATACTGTTGATACAGGCTTTTTAATTGGAAATGAAGGCAACGGCCTTACGGAGAAAATAACCGCTATGGCAGATGCTCTGGTAAGGATTCCTATGATGGGGCGTGTGGAATCCTTAAATGCAGCAGTCGCTGCATCTGTACTTATGTTCGAGGCCGCAAGACAGCGAAGACAATAA
- a CDS encoding NAD(+) synthase, which translates to MKHGYIRVAAATPDVKVADPEFNREKICELIKEAIRNHVKIIVFPELCLTSYTCGDLFGQDALLHKAKKELKEILKATKGHDILVFLGMPWENLGKLYNTAVAVQDGRILGIVPKKNLPNYSEFYELRYFESGNEIPVFTKWEGQDIPMGTNLIFACEDIPGLMIAAEVCEDAWVPNPPSIRHALAGATVIVNCSASDETTGKDIYRRSLITGHSACLVCGYIYSNAGEGESTQDLVFGGQNLIAENGTLLAESKRFGNETVYGDMDLERINHERRRMTTFPPADRSNYTVIPFPMKKEELHLKRHIDPRPFVPDNEAERSRRCEEIIAIQAMGLKKRLSHTGCRSAVIGISGGLDSTLALLITARAFDMLEIPRNQIHSVTMPCFGTTDRTYQNACQLTKELGAELTEVNIKEAVTIHFRDIGHDPDVHDVTYENSQARERTQILMDLANRFNGLVVGTGDMSELALGWATYNGDHMSMYGVNASVPKTLVRHLVRYYADTCEEETLKEVLLDVLDTPVSPELLPPKDGEIAQKTEDLVGPYELHDFFLYQILRFGYHPEKIYRMAVYAFRGQYEDEIILKWLKVFYKRFFSQQFKRSCMPDGPKVGSVAVSPRGDLRMPSDAVSRLWLEELDHL; encoded by the coding sequence ATGAAACATGGATATATCCGGGTTGCGGCAGCGACCCCTGACGTAAAAGTGGCAGATCCGGAATTTAACCGGGAAAAAATCTGTGAGCTGATTAAAGAAGCAATAAGAAACCATGTAAAAATTATCGTGTTCCCTGAACTTTGTCTTACTTCCTATACCTGCGGAGATCTTTTCGGACAGGATGCTCTGCTCCACAAAGCAAAAAAGGAACTGAAAGAGATTTTAAAGGCAACCAAGGGCCATGATATCCTTGTTTTTCTCGGCATGCCATGGGAGAACCTTGGAAAGCTTTATAACACAGCAGTAGCGGTGCAGGACGGTAGGATTCTTGGAATTGTTCCAAAGAAGAATCTCCCTAACTATTCTGAATTCTATGAGCTTCGCTATTTTGAATCAGGCAATGAAATTCCTGTTTTCACCAAATGGGAAGGGCAGGATATCCCGATGGGAACGAACTTAATCTTTGCCTGTGAGGACATTCCAGGTCTTATGATAGCGGCTGAGGTCTGTGAGGATGCCTGGGTTCCAAACCCCCCTTCCATTCGTCACGCACTGGCAGGAGCTACGGTCATTGTAAACTGTTCTGCCAGCGATGAAACAACGGGGAAGGATATATATAGAAGAAGCCTGATCACAGGCCATTCTGCCTGCCTGGTGTGCGGTTACATCTATTCCAATGCAGGAGAAGGAGAATCCACCCAGGATCTCGTGTTTGGCGGCCAGAATCTCATTGCGGAAAATGGAACGCTCCTGGCTGAATCCAAGCGGTTTGGCAACGAGACCGTATATGGAGACATGGATCTGGAGCGCATCAATCATGAGAGACGGCGGATGACAACCTTTCCTCCTGCGGACAGAAGCAATTACACCGTAATTCCCTTCCCCATGAAAAAAGAAGAGCTTCACTTAAAACGCCATATCGACCCAAGGCCCTTTGTCCCGGATAATGAAGCGGAGAGAAGCAGACGCTGTGAAGAAATCATTGCCATTCAGGCAATGGGGTTAAAAAAGAGACTTTCTCATACTGGATGCCGAAGTGCGGTCATCGGTATTTCCGGAGGTCTGGATTCTACCCTTGCGCTCCTTATCACAGCAAGAGCCTTTGATATGCTGGAGATACCAAGAAATCAGATTCATTCGGTGACCATGCCCTGCTTTGGAACTACGGACAGGACGTATCAGAATGCCTGCCAGCTGACCAAAGAACTGGGGGCTGAGCTGACAGAGGTCAATATAAAAGAAGCGGTTACCATTCATTTCAGGGATATTGGACACGATCCTGACGTTCATGATGTGACGTACGAAAACTCCCAGGCCAGGGAGAGAACTCAGATCCTTATGGACTTGGCTAACCGGTTCAATGGTCTGGTGGTCGGAACGGGAGATATGTCTGAGCTGGCCCTGGGCTGGGCCACCTATAACGGTGATCATATGTCCATGTACGGAGTCAATGCGTCGGTGCCAAAGACATTGGTGCGCCATCTGGTGCGGTATTATGCAGATACCTGCGAGGAAGAGACCTTAAAAGAGGTACTGCTGGATGTCCTTGATACCCCGGTCAGTCCAGAGCTTCTGCCGCCAAAGGACGGAGAAATCGCTCAGAAAACCGAGGACCTTGTAGGGCCTTACGAGCTTCACGATTTCTTCCTGTACCAGATTCTAAGATTTGGCTACCATCCGGAAAAAATCTACCGGATGGCTGTTTACGCATTTCGGGGTCAATATGAAGATGAGATTATTTTAAAATGGCTCAAGGTCTTTTACAAAAGATTCTTCAGCCAGCAGTTTAAGCGCTCCTGTATGCCGGACGGTCCAAAGGTTGGATCGGTAGCGGTATCACCAAGAGGAGATTTAAGAATGCCAAGCGATGCGGTAAGTCGTCTGTGGCTGGAAGAATTGGATCATTTATAG
- a CDS encoding dUTP diphosphatase, with amino-acid sequence MTGTIKIKYFTEEIERLSYIGGKSDWIDLRAAKEVEMKAGEFKLIPLGIAMELPAGYEAHVVPRSSTFKNYGIIQTNSMGIIDETYCGDNDQWFFPAYALRDTVIHINDRICQFRIMEHQPAFEFMAVDMLTNEDRGGHGSTGKQ; translated from the coding sequence GTGACAGGAACCATTAAAATAAAGTATTTTACAGAGGAGATCGAGCGCCTTTCCTACATCGGAGGGAAGTCAGACTGGATCGACTTAAGAGCGGCTAAGGAAGTGGAGATGAAGGCTGGTGAGTTTAAGCTGATTCCTCTTGGTATTGCCATGGAGCTTCCGGCTGGCTATGAGGCACACGTAGTTCCAAGAAGCAGTACCTTTAAAAATTACGGCATTATTCAGACAAACAGCATGGGAATCATTGACGAGACCTATTGCGGAGATAATGACCAGTGGTTCTTTCCGGCTTATGCCTTAAGAGACACTGTCATTCATATCAATGACAGAATATGCCAGTTCCGCATCATGGAGCATCAGCCTGCCTTTGAATTTATGGCGGTGGACATGCTGACCAATGAGGATCGGGGCGGTCACGGAAGTACGGGAAAACAATAG
- a CDS encoding segregation and condensation protein A, whose protein sequence is MGISYKLDIFEGPLDLLLHLIEKNKVNIYDIPIATITEQYLEYVSNMETEDLNIVSEFLVMAATLIDIKARMLLPKEVNEDGEEEDPRAELVARLLEYKYYKYMSLELKDREVGADRLFYKDSTLPPEVAKYEPPVDLDKLLDGLTLAKLQEIFRQVTKRKSDRIDPIRSSFGNIRKESVSLEDKILSVMSYARQHRKFSFRKMLERQTDKVEVVVTFLALLELMKIGKIRLTQEYLFDDMLIETLEEEGEEGELDLTDLMEDEQGIRGEEADG, encoded by the coding sequence ATGGGAATCTCTTATAAACTGGATATTTTTGAGGGGCCGCTAGACCTGCTGCTTCATTTGATTGAAAAGAATAAAGTGAATATTTATGATATTCCCATTGCGACCATTACGGAACAGTACTTGGAGTATGTCAGTAACATGGAAACAGAGGATTTAAACATTGTCAGCGAGTTCCTTGTTATGGCAGCAACACTGATTGATATTAAGGCACGCATGCTTCTTCCAAAAGAAGTGAACGAAGACGGGGAAGAGGAAGATCCCAGAGCAGAACTGGTGGCGCGTCTTTTAGAATACAAATATTACAAATACATGTCTTTGGAATTAAAGGACCGGGAGGTAGGGGCTGACCGCCTGTTTTATAAAGACAGCACCCTTCCGCCAGAGGTGGCAAAGTATGAGCCACCGGTGGATTTGGATAAACTCCTTGACGGACTTACCCTGGCAAAGCTCCAGGAGATCTTCAGACAGGTAACAAAACGAAAGTCTGACCGGATCGATCCTATCAGAAGCAGCTTCGGCAACATCAGAAAGGAATCCGTCAGTCTGGAGGACAAGATCTTATCCGTTATGAGCTATGCCAGACAGCACCGTAAGTTTTCCTTTCGCAAGATGCTGGAGAGGCAGACGGATAAAGTGGAGGTTGTTGTAACGTTTTTAGCGCTCCTGGAGCTGATGAAGATCGGAAAGATCCGTTTGACCCAGGAGTATTTGTTTGATGATATGCTCATTGAGACCCTGGAAGAGGAAGGGGAAGAAGGAGAGCTTGATTTAACGGATTTAATGGAAGATGAACAAGGAATCAGGGGAGAGGAAGCAGATGGATAA
- a CDS encoding ribonucleoside triphosphate reductase, producing MIQVVKRDGEIAEFSLVKITEAIKKAFKATQKEYNDEILQLLSLRVTADFQTKMSESQVSVEEIQDSVEHVLEQAGYTDVAKAYILYRKQREKVRNMKNTILDYKDVVNSYVKVEDWRVKENSTVTYSVGGLILSNSGAVTANYWLSEIYDQEIADSHRNADVHIHDLSMLTGYCAGWSLKQLLMEGLGGIPGKITSSPAKHLSVLCNQMVNFLGIMQNEWAGAQAFSSFDTYLAPFVKADNLPYGEVKKCIESFIFGVNTPSRWGTQAPFSNITLDWTVPSDMAELNAIVGGKEMDFKYKDCKQEMDMVNKAFIETMIEGDANGRGFQYPIPTYSITKDFDWSDTENNRLLFEMTSKYGTPYFSNYINSDMEPSDVRSMCCRLRLDLRELRRKTGGFFGSGESTGSVGVVTINMPRIAYLAKDEADFMSRLDHMMDISARSLKVKREVITKLLNQGLYPYTKRYLGTFENHFSTIGLIGMNEVGLNARWLKEDLSKARTQKFTKDVLNHMRERLSDYQEQYGDLYNLEATPAESTAYRLAKHDKERYPGIKTAGKEGDTPYYTNSSHLPVEFTADIFDALDIQDELQTLYTSGTVFHAFLGEKLPDWQAAAKLVKTIAEHYKLPYYTMSPTYSICAEHGYLSGEHKICPHCEKPAEVYSRITGYYRPVQNWNEGKTQEYKNRITYNPLGLSKNKVSSEEKAQKVLTKKTEIPTGAYLFTTKTCPNCRTAKEFLEHVEYETVDAEENAELAQALGIMQAPTLVVVKEGLIHKITNASDIRKYAERAGQL from the coding sequence ATGATCCAGGTGGTTAAAAGAGATGGGGAAATAGCTGAATTCAGCCTAGTTAAGATCACAGAAGCCATTAAGAAAGCGTTTAAGGCGACACAAAAAGAGTATAACGATGAGATTTTACAGTTGTTGTCTCTCCGGGTAACAGCAGATTTCCAGACCAAGATGTCAGAAAGCCAGGTATCTGTGGAGGAAATTCAGGACAGTGTGGAGCACGTGTTAGAGCAGGCCGGATATACAGATGTGGCAAAGGCTTATATCCTTTACAGAAAGCAGAGAGAAAAAGTCCGGAATATGAAGAATACGATTCTGGATTACAAAGATGTGGTAAACAGCTATGTGAAGGTGGAGGACTGGAGAGTCAAGGAAAACTCTACGGTTACATATTCCGTAGGAGGTCTGATCTTAAGTAATTCCGGTGCTGTTACGGCAAATTACTGGCTGTCAGAAATATACGATCAGGAAATTGCAGATTCTCATAGAAATGCAGATGTACATATTCATGATTTATCCATGCTGACCGGTTATTGTGCAGGCTGGTCCTTAAAGCAGCTTTTGATGGAAGGCCTTGGCGGTATTCCAGGTAAGATTACCTCTTCACCGGCAAAGCATTTATCTGTGCTATGCAATCAGATGGTTAATTTCCTCGGAATCATGCAGAATGAATGGGCTGGCGCACAGGCATTTTCCTCCTTTGATACGTATCTGGCACCTTTTGTAAAGGCAGATAACTTACCATATGGGGAAGTGAAAAAATGCATTGAGAGCTTTATTTTCGGCGTAAACACTCCAAGCCGCTGGGGAACACAGGCACCCTTTTCCAATATCACTCTGGACTGGACGGTACCATCTGATATGGCAGAACTTAATGCCATCGTAGGTGGAAAAGAGATGGATTTTAAGTACAAAGACTGCAAACAGGAAATGGATATGGTCAATAAAGCGTTTATCGAGACCATGATCGAAGGGGATGCCAATGGAAGAGGCTTCCAGTATCCCATTCCCACCTATTCCATTACAAAGGATTTTGACTGGTCCGATACAGAAAACAACCGACTTCTTTTTGAAATGACATCCAAGTATGGAACTCCTTATTTTTCTAACTATATAAACAGCGACATGGAGCCAAGCGATGTAAGAAGCATGTGCTGCCGCTTACGCCTTGATCTGCGGGAACTTAGAAGAAAGACTGGAGGCTTCTTCGGCTCTGGGGAAAGTACCGGTTCTGTAGGCGTCGTGACCATTAATATGCCAAGAATCGCTTATCTGGCTAAGGATGAAGCCGACTTTATGAGTCGTCTGGATCACATGATGGATATTTCCGCCAGATCCTTAAAGGTAAAGCGTGAGGTCATTACGAAGCTTTTAAACCAGGGCCTCTATCCCTATACCAAACGGTATCTTGGCACCTTTGAAAATCATTTCTCCACCATAGGCTTAATCGGAATGAACGAAGTAGGGTTAAATGCCAGGTGGCTGAAAGAAGATTTATCAAAGGCAAGAACTCAGAAGTTTACAAAAGACGTATTAAACCATATGAGAGAAAGGCTCTCTGATTATCAGGAACAATACGGCGACCTTTATAACCTGGAAGCAACTCCGGCAGAATCCACGGCTTACCGTCTTGCCAAGCATGATAAAGAGCGCTATCCGGGAATTAAGACTGCCGGGAAGGAAGGAGATACTCCTTACTATACCAACAGCTCCCACCTTCCTGTGGAGTTTACGGCAGATATCTTTGATGCTCTGGATATCCAGGATGAGCTTCAGACGCTTTATACCTCCGGAACGGTATTCCATGCGTTTTTAGGAGAGAAGCTCCCGGACTGGCAGGCGGCTGCCAAGCTGGTAAAAACCATAGCGGAGCATTATAAGCTGCCTTATTATACCATGTCCCCGACCTATTCCATTTGTGCGGAGCACGGGTACTTATCAGGAGAGCATAAGATCTGTCCCCACTGTGAAAAACCGGCAGAAGTATACAGCCGGATTACTGGTTATTACCGTCCGGTGCAGAACTGGAATGAGGGAAAAACCCAGGAATATAAAAACCGGATCACCTACAATCCGCTGGGTCTTTCAAAGAATAAGGTATCCTCTGAGGAAAAAGCACAGAAGGTACTTACTAAGAAAACAGAGATTCCAACGGGAGCATATCTGTTTACCACAAAGACATGTCCAAACTGCCGTACGGCAAAGGAATTCCTGGAACATGTAGAATATGAAACTGTGGATGCAGAGGAAAATGCAGAACTGGCGCAAGCCCTTGGGATCATGCAGGCGCCTACGCTGGTAGTGGTAAAGGAAGGTCTGATTCATAAGATTACCAATGCTTCTGATATTAGAAAGTATGCAGAGCGGGCAGGGCAGTTATAA
- a CDS encoding MATE family efflux transporter, translating into MTEGVIWKQLLAFSMPLLIGNLFQQLYNTADSIVVGNFVGSEALAAVGSSNSLINLIIGMSMGIGTGAGVIISQYYGAKDEEKLYDAVHTSIALSLLGGVLLTILGVVLSPVLLIWMGTPAEVLPGAISFLRIFFLGSIFNLVYNMGAGILRAVGDSKRPLYYLCVSSVVNIVLDLVFVVLFQMGTAGAGFATVIAQAVSSVLVVMALMRTKESHRLILSKIRIDKKMMNRILKLGIPSGIQQSIISLSNVVVQANVNSYGAAAMAGFGAYSKIDGFAMLPLQSFCLAATTFTGQNIGAGKWKRVKQGILQGIIISMIYTLLISVVLFLDAERILSIFSPDKDVIAYGNATMLILLPFYWTLAIHQILMGSIRGSGRTIVSMLIGVGNMCILRMIYINLLVPFFPSFEAVMWCYPITWITTTIMDIIYALKAKWIPTDIDKKIGDK; encoded by the coding sequence ATGACAGAAGGTGTTATTTGGAAACAGCTGCTTGCTTTTTCCATGCCGCTTCTCATCGGAAACTTATTTCAGCAGCTTTACAACACCGCGGATTCCATCGTTGTAGGTAATTTCGTGGGAAGTGAAGCCCTGGCAGCCGTAGGTTCCAGTAATTCCCTGATTAATTTAATCATTGGTATGTCAATGGGAATCGGTACCGGAGCGGGAGTTATCATATCCCAGTATTATGGAGCAAAGGATGAGGAAAAGCTTTATGATGCCGTCCATACATCCATTGCTTTAAGCCTGTTAGGAGGCGTCCTTTTGACAATACTTGGCGTCGTTTTGTCCCCGGTTCTCTTGATCTGGATGGGGACACCAGCTGAGGTATTGCCTGGCGCTATCTCCTTTTTGAGAATTTTCTTTCTGGGCTCCATTTTTAATCTGGTGTATAATATGGGGGCAGGAATCCTTAGGGCAGTGGGCGATTCCAAACGGCCTCTTTATTATCTTTGCGTTTCCTCTGTGGTGAATATTGTACTGGATCTTGTGTTTGTGGTTCTCTTTCAGATGGGAACAGCAGGCGCTGGATTTGCGACGGTAATTGCTCAGGCAGTCTCTTCTGTGCTGGTTGTGATGGCACTGATGAGAACAAAGGAAAGCCATCGGCTTATCCTATCGAAGATACGAATCGATAAGAAGATGATGAACAGAATCTTAAAGCTTGGAATCCCAAGCGGTATTCAGCAGTCAATTATTTCCCTGTCAAACGTTGTGGTCCAGGCCAATGTAAACAGCTACGGAGCTGCTGCCATGGCTGGATTTGGTGCTTATTCGAAAATCGATGGTTTCGCCATGCTGCCCCTTCAAAGCTTCTGTCTGGCCGCTACGACCTTTACCGGTCAGAACATCGGTGCGGGTAAATGGAAACGGGTGAAACAGGGAATATTACAGGGAATCATCATAAGCATGATATACACGCTACTTATTTCCGTTGTATTGTTTCTGGATGCCGAGCGCATTCTTTCGATATTTTCACCGGATAAAGATGTCATCGCTTATGGAAATGCCACTATGCTGATTCTTCTTCCGTTTTACTGGACCCTTGCTATTCATCAGATATTAATGGGCAGTATCAGAGGCAGTGGGCGAACCATAGTCTCCATGCTGATCGGCGTTGGAAACATGTGTATTCTTCGTATGATATACATTAATCTATTGGTTCCGTTTTTCCCCAGTTTTGAAGCAGTGATGTGGTGTTATCCTATCACATGGATAACAACGACGATTATGGATATTATTTACGCCTTAAAGGCAAAATGGATACCTACAGACATTGATAAAAAGATAGGAGATAAATAA